The Halorhodospira halophila SL1 genomic sequence CGGGTCCTTGACGAAGGGTTGGCCGAGCAGCGTGATCTCGCTCAGGTGTTTCTTGAGCCGGCCTTCGACCATCTTCTCGACGATCTCTTCCGGCTTGCCGCTCTCGCGGGCCTGCGCAAGCAGCACTTCCTTCTCGGAGGACAGCTGATCCGCAGGCACGTCATCGGGGCTGACGCAGACCGGCGAGGAGGCCGCGATGTGCATCGCCAGGTCCCGCCCGAGCTGTTCATCGCCGCCCTGGACCTCGACCATAACGCCGATCCGGGCACCGTGCAGGTACTGAGCCACCTGATGGTCCCCAGCGTAGCGGATGAAACGGCGCACCTCGATGTTCTCGCCAAGTTGGGCGACCATCTCCTGGCGCAGGGTCTCCACCGACTTGCCATCGACCTCGCTAGCCAACAGGCTGTCCAGGTCCTCGACCTTGGAATCCAGGGCGCGCTGGGCCACGGACTCGGCGAAGGCCCGGAACTCGTCCCCGTTGCCGACAAAGTCGGTCTCGGAGTTAACCTCCACAAGCACGCCCGACTTACCGTCTTCGGAACGGGCCGCCACGACGCGGCCCTCGGCAGCGACGCGATCGGCCTTCTTGTCGGCCTTGGCCAGGCCCTTCTTGCGCATGAGCTCGGCGGCGGCCTCGAGGTCACCGTCCACCTCCACCAGCGCCTTCTTGCACTCCATCATGCCGGAGCCGGTGCGCTCACGGAGCTGCTTGACCAGGTTTGCAGATACGGACATCTGTGCTTGCCCCCTCAGGATGCGGTGTCGTTGATCTCGACGAAGTCGTCCTTGCCGGCAGCAGCGGCGTGACTCGACGCCTGCTTCGCCTCGATTACGGCATCGGCGATGCCGCTGACGTAGAGCTCGATAGCCCGGATCGCATCGTCGTTACCGGGGATGACGTAATCGACCTCCCGGGGCGAGCAATTGGTATCGACAACCCCGATAACCGGAATGCCGAGCTTCTTCGCCTCGGAGATGGCGATGTGCTCATAGCCCACGTCGACGACGAACATGGCGTCGGGCAGACGCTCCATGTTCTTGATGCCGGAGAGGCTGCGATCGAGCTTCTCCCGCTCGCGGCTGAGCGCCAGGGCCTCACGCTTGGTCACCTTATCGAAGGTGCCATCCTCGGCCTGGGTTTCCAGGTCCTTGAGGCGCGCGATGGAGTGCTTGACGGTGCGGAAGTTGGTCATCATGCCACCGAGCCAGCGGTGATCAACGTAGGGCATCCCGCAGCGCGCCGCATGCTCGCGGACCAGCTCCCGGGCCGGGCGCTTGGTCCCGACGAAGAGGATCTTGCCGCCATTGCTCGCCAGGCGCCCGGCGAAGTTCAGGGCATCCTTGTAGAGGGGCAGCGTCTTTTCGAGGTTGATGATGTGGATCTTGTTGCGCTCACCGAAGATATAGGGGCGCATCTTGGGATCCCAGAAGCGGGTCTGGTGCCCAAAGTGCACACCCGCCTCCAGCATCTGACGCATGGAAACGTCGGCCATGTCGGATCTCCTTGGATCGGGTTGAGCCTCCATACGCCCGCATCCGACAACCCGATTGCTGCGCAGCCGCCGGGCACCCGGTCGAATGTGTCGGCGTATGTGTGGATTCAGTGGTTCAGTCAGTACGCTGCGGTGATTACACG encodes the following:
- the tsf gene encoding translation elongation factor Ts, translated to MSVSANLVKQLRERTGSGMMECKKALVEVDGDLEAAAELMRKKGLAKADKKADRVAAEGRVVAARSEDGKSGVLVEVNSETDFVGNGDEFRAFAESVAQRALDSKVEDLDSLLASEVDGKSVETLRQEMVAQLGENIEVRRFIRYAGDHQVAQYLHGARIGVMVEVQGGDEQLGRDLAMHIAASSPVCVSPDDVPADQLSSEKEVLLAQARESGKPEEIVEKMVEGRLKKHLSEITLLGQPFVKDPDQTVGDLLKAKGAEVTRFARYEVGEGKEKKDESFADEVMAQVRDS
- the rpsB gene encoding 30S ribosomal protein S2, giving the protein MADVSMRQMLEAGVHFGHQTRFWDPKMRPYIFGERNKIHIINLEKTLPLYKDALNFAGRLASNGGKILFVGTKRPARELVREHAARCGMPYVDHRWLGGMMTNFRTVKHSIARLKDLETQAEDGTFDKVTKREALALSREREKLDRSLSGIKNMERLPDAMFVVDVGYEHIAISEAKKLGIPVIGVVDTNCSPREVDYVIPGNDDAIRAIELYVSGIADAVIEAKQASSHAAAAGKDDFVEINDTAS